The Desulfonatronospira thiodismutans ASO3-1 DNA segment GGAGATTGAATTCCCGGCCGTGGGCCTGCTGGTTTCCGGGGGCCATACCAGCCTGTATAAAATTGACTCCAGCATCGAATTTGAACTGCTGGGCCGTACACTGGACGACGCAGCCGGAGAGGCCTTTGACAAGACGGCCAGGGCCTTGAACCTGCCGTACCCCGGAGGTGTCTACATTGACCGCTTCGCAAGCTTTGCAGAGCCGGACCCGGATATGTTTCCCAGGCCATACCTGGACAACCCGAGCCTCGACTTCAGCTTCAGCGGACTCAAAACAGCCCTGGTCAATCACATCCGCAAGCACCCCGGGCTTGTTCAGGAAAATCCCCTGGAAATAACTCCGGACTCCACACCGGACCCGGAACTGGCCAGGGTATGTGCCTCATTCAACCTGGCAGTGGCCGAAACCCTGCAGGCCAAGCTGCAAAGGGCCGTTTCTGCCACTGGGGTACAAAACGTTATTCTAGCCGGGGGGGTTGCAGCCAATTCCATGATCCGTCAAAAAACAATAAAGCTTTGCAGCAGCATGGGCCTGCGTCTTATTCTGCCCAGCCTGAACCTCTGCACGGACAACGCCTCCATGATAGCCTGCTGCGGCGAAATTCTGGCCAGGCACGGCCTGTATCACGACCTGGAACTGGAAGCAGTGCCCAGGGGTAGAAAAATACCCTGGGACTATTGTGGATTGAAAAATTCGGGGATTGAGGAATTCAGGAATTGAGGAATTCAGGAATTGAGGGATTGAAGGATTCAGGGATTGAGGATTTAATTTCAAACAACTTTACTTGGAAACGTTTGCAATAAGGTATCTGTTTAGCGCTTTGCATGTGGCATGGGGACTGGCTCTTCCGGGACCCACTTGTCCCAAAAAATGAGATGTTTTAAGCACAAAATGATGCTCAAGTGGGTCCCGGAGTGCCTGTCCCCTGCTTTCCTTAAAAGAGCTAAACAGATACGCAATAAGAGACCAGACAACTTTAGAAATGATAAAACAACGAGGTTAGAGAGATGCGCAGCCACAAAATGACCAGGGGAATTGAAAAGGCCCCTCACCGCTCACTGCTTTATTCACTGGGCCTTACCCGGGAGGAGATGGAACGCCCCCTGGTGGGGGTGGTCAACTCGGCCAATGAAATCGTCCCGGGGCATCAGCACCTGAACAGAATATCCCGGGCGGTCAAGGACGGGATCCGCATGAGCGGTGGCACACCCATGGAATTTTCCACCATCGCTGTTTGCGACGGCCTGGCCATGAACCATGCCGGGATGCGCTTCAGCCTGCCCAGCCGGGAAATCATCGCCGACTCGGTGGAAATCATGGCCTCAGCGCATCCATTTGATGCCCTGGTGCTTATCCCCAATTGTGACAAGGCGGTTCCAGGGATGCTCATGGCCATGATCAGGATGAACCTGCCCTCAATAATTGTCAGCGGCGGCCCCATGCTGGCCGGAGAAGACCGGGGAAAGACCGTGGATCTCATTTCAGTTTTTGAAGGTGTGGGCAGGGTCAAAAGCGGGCAGATAGACCAAGAAGAACTGCAAAGCCTGGAACAAAACGCCTGTCCCGGGTGCGGTTCCTGTTCAGGCATGTTCACCGCCAATTCCATGAACTGTCTGTGCGAGGCTATCGGCCTGGGACTGCCCGGAAACGGAACGATTCCCGCTGTGTACAGCGAGCGCATCAGGCTGGCCAAGACAGCCGGCATGAAGGTGATGCAGCTTCTAAAGGACGACCTGCGCCCCAAAAGCATCCTGACACCCAAGAGCGTGGCCAATGCCGTGGCCGTGGACATGGCCCTTGGCTGCTCCACCAATACCGTGCTGCACCTTCCTGCAGTCTTTGCCGAGGCCGGGCTGGAACTGAACCTGGACATCTTCGATGTCATGAGCAGAAAGACTCCCAACCTCTGCCGTCTTTCACCGGCCGGTCCGCACCACCTGCAGGACCTGCACCGCGCCGGGGGCATCCCTGCCGTTGTCTCTGAGCTTGCCGGCAAAAGCATTTTCGACCTCAACTCCATGACCGTAACCGGCAACTCCTGGAGAAAGAACCTGGAGGATCTCCAGGCCCGGGTTCTGGACCCTCAGGTAATCCGCTCAATGGACAATCCCTACAGTTCGGGGGGCGGAATAGCCATTCTGCGGGGCAATCTCGCCCCTCATGGTGCCGTGGTCAAGCAGTCCGCGGTCACTGCGGAAATGATGGTCCAGACCGGTCCGGCCAGGGTGTTTGAAGGCGAGGAGGATGCTGTGCAGGCCATTCTTGATGGACAAATCAGGCAGGGGGACATTGTCATCATAAGAAATGAAGGTCCCAAGGGCGGCCCCGGAATGCGCGAAATGCTGACCCCCACCTCAGCCATAGCAGGGATGGGGCTTGACAAACACGTTTCTCTGATCACTGACGGACGTTTCAGCGGCGGCACCAGGGGGGCGGCCATAGGCCATGTTTCCCCGGAAGCCGCAGAGGGCGGCCCCATTGCCCTGGTCATGGAGGGTGACGAGATCAGTATAGACATCTACAAGGGATCCTTGAACCTTAATGTGTCCGACCAGGAGCTGGAAAAAAGAAGACAGAGCCTGAAACCCCTGGAAAAAGAAGTAGATTCCCCGCTTCTGCGCAGGTATGCCCGCATGGCCGGATCCGCCTCTACCGGGGCTTCCTTCAGGACTTAGTCCATGTTCAACCCGGAAAAAGCAGACAATTATGACCGCTGGTTCACTACTCCCGAGGGGCGTTTCGCCTTAGAACAGGAAAGAAGGCTCATTCAGCACCTGGTGTCGGGCTGGCCCAGGCGCAGGCAGAGCCTTCTGGAAATCGGCTGCGGAACTGGAATTTTCCTGGACATGTTCTGGGAATACGGCTTTGACATCTATGGAATAGATTCTTCCCCGGACATGCTTAGAAAGGCCCGGGACAAGCTCGGCTGCAGGGCGGATCTGCATCTGGGCAGCGCCGAGAGCCTGCCCTTTGACGACAACGAGTTCGATTTTGCCGCCATGATCACCCTGCTTGAGTTCTGCAGAGATCAGGGGCAGGTGCTGGCCGAGGCCGGAAGGGTAGCCCGCAAGGGTCTTTTGATCTGCTTTCTGAATAAGAATTCCCTCTACCATATAAGCCACAAGCTGCTGCGGCTGTGGAGAAGGGACAAGCTGCTGGTGCGGGCCAGGTGGCACTCATACAGGGAAGTCAGGTCCCTGGTGCAGGAAAATCTGGGCAATAAAAAAACCTACGCCCGCTCGGTACTCCTGGGCACCAGGATACTGTGGCGGGACAGACATGTATTCAAGACACTGAACCGGATGCTCTGGCCCCCGGTATTTGGGGCTTTTACCGGTATGCGCGTGGACCTGATAGACAGGGAACCTATTAAAACTCCGCTTCTGGCCCCGGTAAAATCAGAAATAAAGGCGGGGTGAGGTCACTACCGTGCACGCGTAACCATTCATCGTGAACCCGGGGACAGTCCCCTTAGCGCTTGAGCGACTTGAGCGACTTCTGACCTCCGCTGTCTCCTGACTCCTGACTCCTGACCTCTGACATCTGATCACTGACCTCTGACCTCAGAGGCTCAGGGCAAAGTCATTACCCTGACCTCTTCCCCCCTGGCCAGACCCTCGCAGTTTGAAGGAATCCAGATAAGACCGTCCGCCTGAAATACAGTCTTAAGCAGCCCTGATTTGCCCAGTACAGGGGTTGCTGTCAGGCCCTGTTCATCCTCTTGAAGCCTGACCCGCACATAGTCTTTACGTCCGTAACTGGAAGCCAGGTTTCGCGAAAGCCTGGCCCTTACCATGCCTTTTGCGTCTTCTGAAAAAGCATCAGCAGCGCCTTGCAGGTGATTTAAAAAAGGCAGTACCAGCACCAGCATGACCACCTGGGCTGAACCAACCTGCCCGGGCAGACCCCATATGTACTTGTCGTGCCTCCGGGCGAAGATGGTGGGTTTGCCCGGGCTGATGGCCAGGCCATGGGCCAGGACCTCAAGCCCTTGGATGCCCTGCATGGCTTTCAGGGTGAAATCGCGCTGTCCCACTGAACTCCCGCCCGAGACCAGCAGCACCTCGTTTTTTTCAAGGGCCCTCAAGAGGGCTTTGTTCAAGTCCTCTTCCCGGTCCCTGGTTATCCCGTAAACCGTGGCCTCACCACCGCACCCCCGAACCAGGTGCGCCAGAGCGTAACTGTTTACATCCCGGATATATCCGGCTTGCAACGGGCTGGATATATCCACCAGTTCGTCCCCGGTGGAAATAATTCCCACCCTGGGGGTCTTGAAAAAAGCCCATTTGTCCACTCCCAGGGCGGCCATCATGGCTGTCTGCCTGAACCCGGCCCTCTGCCCGGCAGAAACGGCCACGTCGCCTCCAGCCACGTCCTCCCCCCTGAACATGACATTTTCCCAGGGGGCCACCGGCCTTCTTACTTCCACCGTGCCCGCCCCCAGTTCCTCTGTATATTCCTGCATAACCACGGCGTCAGCCCCCTGGGGCAGTATTCCGCCTGTGACCACGCCTGCACAGCCTCCCTGATCAATGCTGAAGTCCGGTATATCACAGATTCCCAGGTCTTTAACCTTTTCCAGATAGGCGGGATTGCTTTCCCCGGCCCCGAAGGTATCCCCGGCCCTAACCGCATAACCGTCCATGGAACACCTGTTTGTTGCCGGCAGGTCCCCGGGGGCATGTAAGTCCCGGGCCAGAAACCTGCCCCGGCAGTTTTCCAGGCCAAGCTCTTGCGTGCCCAGGGCGGGCATTTGCTGTAGTATCCGTGTCAGCTCTTCCACCTGCAGCACATTGAAAAAATCGTCCATGGTTCCCTCTTTATATCCTGGTTTCAAACAGTTTTATATTATTCGGCGGCAACTACTTATCCGACCAGAAAACTCTGGACTTTTTATGCTTGAGCCACCCCATAGGCAGGCCCTGCCAGTAGAATTCCACCAGCCCGTTCCGGGTGGATGCATCAAAAAACCTGCTCTGTCCGGACACCAGGGCCCTGACCTCCTGCACATCCCGTACCTGGTACCCCATGGTGCTGCTTCCTTTTAAGAAAATGCGCATTCTGGGATTTGGAACGAAGCTGTTTTTTTTGAGACTTCCTGCAAACATTCCCTTGATCCTGAGCCCCTGATGCACATAAGGCAAGGCCTTATCCGGCACAAAAAAAACTTTGCCTGAAAACCCGTACAGGCCTATTTTTTCAAGTGGTTCAGGCAAATCAAAACCTTCAGGCATCAACTTATGCCAGGATGAAGGGGCGTTGACTTTGTCATTTTCTTGAGTCCAGGCCCTTTTTCCGGGCTTTTCCAGGGCAGCCATGAAAAAACTCTGTGAACCAGACTCGTCTCCTTTCATGACCAGCATGCCAGGGGCTGTGCTCTCCAGACCGGGCAGACCCAGTTCACTCTGCATATGCTGCGCCCGCGGGGACCCTGCCAGGCTGGTGCGCTTAAGAATCCAGTGCACCTGGTTTTGGTTTTCCTCTTCATTGGTGGTACACGTGGAGTAAACCAGCCTCCCGCCGGGGGCAAGCATTTTGTAAGCCTTCTCCAGGAGCTTTCTCTGCACTTCTATCAGGGTATGCAGGTTTTCTTTTTTCCATACCCTGGTCACTGCGGGGTTTTTGCCCACAGTACCCCATCCGCTGCACGGGGCATCCACCAGGATGCAGTCAAAGACAGGTCCTTGAGGAAAAGCCTGGCCTGCATAATTCGTGGTGACCACGTTGGCCGCATTCAGTCTTTCCAGGTTGGCCCGTAAAGTACCCAGCCTGTCCCTGGATGGTTCATTGGCAATGACCAGGCCGCCCTCTCCTGTCATCTCTGCAAGCTGAACGCTTTTCCCTCCCGGAGCAGCGCACATGTCCAGTACAGCTTGACCCGGGCCCGGTGCCAGAAGAATGGGCGGAAGCATGGAGGAAAGATCCTGGATATATAAAAAACCGAAATACCCGGCCAGGCTTGCCCCCAGGCCAAAGGGACCGTTTTCTTCCACCCAGGCCCCGGGAACCTCCGGGACAGGGGCGAAGTCAAAGCCCTCGCTACTTAATAAGTCGTGGCATTTTTCCTGTTCAGCACCCCGGCACACCCAGCGGAAAAAGCGCTTATAGCCTGTTTTCTGGTACACTTGCATTATCTCTGTTATTTGATATTATTTACTTTCTTATTGACAAACAAGCCCCCGGTCTTGAACAATAACGAGGTTGTCCAAGCACAAGCCCCATATGTGGAGGAACCCATAAATGATTAAAAAAATCTTAGTTTTATTGTCTTTTCTGCTGGTCTTCAGCGCCCAGGCCTGGTCCGGGCAGGAGCCCAAAAAGTATGCAGTAATGCCCATTGAGATCCACGGTCCGCAGGAATACGCCTACCTGAAGCAGGGCATTCAATCCATGCTCAGCTCCAGGCTGACCCGCACCGGGGAAACTTCTCCCATACCCCCGGGTGAAGTCAACCAGCAAGTCGAGGCCCCCCCGGCCTCAGAAGAAGAGGCCCGGGAACTGCTCACCGCCCTTGGAGTCGACTTCCTGGTTTACGGGTCAGCCACTATCGTGAATGACAGCTGCAACCTGGAAATATATGTCCTGGACGCAGACATGGAACGTCACAGACTGGACAGGGAAAGCTCCCTGGGCCAGCTTATCCCGGACCTGGAGGACCTGGCCCAGGATTTGACAGCCATGGTTGTGGACGATGCAGAAGCCCGGGCCGAACCAGATGATCTGGAACCGGTGGCCCCGGTGGCCGAGGCCCCTCCCCAGGACGAGGCATACGTAAGCCCCCATTTTGAATTCAGAGACGACCCCCAGGCTGCCGGCAGGTGGCGCAGCCAGACCCTGCCCTTTTCCAGCGTGGGCATCGCCGTGGGAGATACACAGGGCGACGGCGAGCAGAACATCTTCATCCTGGCCGACCGCAGGGTACACGCCTACCGCATGCATGAAGAAAGACTTGACCATCTGAGCACCTACGAGGCCCCCGGCACTTATCAGAATCTGAACATCAATGTCCTGGACACCAATCGCGACGGAAAAAAAGAAATCATCGTCTCAGCCGTGCAGGACAAGCGGGCCAGATCATATATCCTGGGATTCGAGGACAACGAGTTCAAGGAACTTCATAGAAGAATCGGCTTTTTCATGAACGTGACCAAAACTCCTCCAAACTATGAGCAGACCCTGGTGGGGCAGCGCATAGCCAGTGGATCAAGGCTCTTCCGGCCTGGAGCCGTCCAGGAGGTCATATTTACAGACGGCGAACCTGAACTGGGCCCGGGAATATCCCTGCCGGACAGGGCCAACATTTTCAATTTCGCCTTTCTTCCAAGAAATGACGATCACCTTGTGGTGGTGGCCGAAAATGACCGCCTGGAAGTGTATTCCTCGGACGACCGCCGCCGTTATACCACCAGTGAAGAATATGCCGGATCAGGACTGGGCCTGGAGATAGACGATACCATGCCCGGCATGGGGCAGACTTCCCCCAGCGAAAGAGAAGTGAGTTACTACTATATCCCCACAAGGCTCGTGACCACCAGGCTGGAGGGGCAGGATGAGTATCAGCTGCTGGCCCACAAGCACTTTTCAGGCCGCCTGGCCAGCGTTTTCCAGCGCTACCGTAATTTCCCCGAAGGCGAGATACATGCCTTGTTCTGGGACGACGTAGGCCTGAACATACACTGGAACACCCGGCGTATCCAGGCCAGCATCGAGGACTTCGGTCTCTACGATATGGACGGCGACGGCAATAAGGAACTTGTGGTCTGTGTGAATACACATCCGGGCATAACCGGAATGCAGCAGCAAAGAACCATAGTCCTGGCCTACAAGATGGACCAGTAAGGAGCTGAGACTTTGAAAACTTCTCGCCCGGGCGATCTGAAATCCAGCACTCACTTAAGATGCCGGTAAATGATTTTGCCGAAAATATCCACTTGTGTGTGCTGAACACTGCAGAACCTGCGAATCACTGGAAAATATGGAAGTTATTATTTAGATCGAACCACCCCCGGCCCCTCCTTAACCAAGGAGGGGAGTAGACCGTGCTGTACTCATAAAATGACTAAACTGAAATTGTAGTTACATGCAAGATATGCAGAAGCAGACAGCACAGCAGTGCCTGGTTTCCTCCACGGAGTCCGGGCAGAAGCT contains these protein-coding regions:
- the tsaD gene encoding tRNA (adenosine(37)-N6)-threonylcarbamoyltransferase complex transferase subunit TsaD, whose product is MLSLGIETSCDETALALVDEGRILQEVMFSQVDKHSIFGGVVPEMASREHLRKLQPLWHSLLKKSERRAGDVELIAVARGPGLLGCLLVGLGFAKGLAMGLKIPLVGVNHLHAHLMAPALEQEIEFPAVGLLVSGGHTSLYKIDSSIEFELLGRTLDDAAGEAFDKTARALNLPYPGGVYIDRFASFAEPDPDMFPRPYLDNPSLDFSFSGLKTALVNHIRKHPGLVQENPLEITPDSTPDPELARVCASFNLAVAETLQAKLQRAVSATGVQNVILAGGVAANSMIRQKTIKLCSSMGLRLILPSLNLCTDNASMIACCGEILARHGLYHDLELEAVPRGRKIPWDYCGLKNSGIEEFRN
- the ilvD gene encoding dihydroxy-acid dehydratase, translating into MRSHKMTRGIEKAPHRSLLYSLGLTREEMERPLVGVVNSANEIVPGHQHLNRISRAVKDGIRMSGGTPMEFSTIAVCDGLAMNHAGMRFSLPSREIIADSVEIMASAHPFDALVLIPNCDKAVPGMLMAMIRMNLPSIIVSGGPMLAGEDRGKTVDLISVFEGVGRVKSGQIDQEELQSLEQNACPGCGSCSGMFTANSMNCLCEAIGLGLPGNGTIPAVYSERIRLAKTAGMKVMQLLKDDLRPKSILTPKSVANAVAVDMALGCSTNTVLHLPAVFAEAGLELNLDIFDVMSRKTPNLCRLSPAGPHHLQDLHRAGGIPAVVSELAGKSIFDLNSMTVTGNSWRKNLEDLQARVLDPQVIRSMDNPYSSGGGIAILRGNLAPHGAVVKQSAVTAEMMVQTGPARVFEGEEDAVQAILDGQIRQGDIVIIRNEGPKGGPGMREMLTPTSAIAGMGLDKHVSLITDGRFSGGTRGAAIGHVSPEAAEGGPIALVMEGDEISIDIYKGSLNLNVSDQELEKRRQSLKPLEKEVDSPLLRRYARMAGSASTGASFRT
- a CDS encoding class I SAM-dependent methyltransferase, with translation MFNPEKADNYDRWFTTPEGRFALEQERRLIQHLVSGWPRRRQSLLEIGCGTGIFLDMFWEYGFDIYGIDSSPDMLRKARDKLGCRADLHLGSAESLPFDDNEFDFAAMITLLEFCRDQGQVLAEAGRVARKGLLICFLNKNSLYHISHKLLRLWRRDKLLVRARWHSYREVRSLVQENLGNKKTYARSVLLGTRILWRDRHVFKTLNRMLWPPVFGAFTGMRVDLIDREPIKTPLLAPVKSEIKAG
- a CDS encoding molybdopterin molybdotransferase MoeA, encoding MDDFFNVLQVEELTRILQQMPALGTQELGLENCRGRFLARDLHAPGDLPATNRCSMDGYAVRAGDTFGAGESNPAYLEKVKDLGICDIPDFSIDQGGCAGVVTGGILPQGADAVVMQEYTEELGAGTVEVRRPVAPWENVMFRGEDVAGGDVAVSAGQRAGFRQTAMMAALGVDKWAFFKTPRVGIISTGDELVDISSPLQAGYIRDVNSYALAHLVRGCGGEATVYGITRDREEDLNKALLRALEKNEVLLVSGGSSVGQRDFTLKAMQGIQGLEVLAHGLAISPGKPTIFARRHDKYIWGLPGQVGSAQVVMLVLVLPFLNHLQGAADAFSEDAKGMVRARLSRNLASSYGRKDYVRVRLQEDEQGLTATPVLGKSGLLKTVFQADGLIWIPSNCEGLARGEEVRVMTLP
- a CDS encoding RsmB/NOP family class I SAM-dependent RNA methyltransferase, with product MQVYQKTGYKRFFRWVCRGAEQEKCHDLLSSEGFDFAPVPEVPGAWVEENGPFGLGASLAGYFGFLYIQDLSSMLPPILLAPGPGQAVLDMCAAPGGKSVQLAEMTGEGGLVIANEPSRDRLGTLRANLERLNAANVVTTNYAGQAFPQGPVFDCILVDAPCSGWGTVGKNPAVTRVWKKENLHTLIEVQRKLLEKAYKMLAPGGRLVYSTCTTNEEENQNQVHWILKRTSLAGSPRAQHMQSELGLPGLESTAPGMLVMKGDESGSQSFFMAALEKPGKRAWTQENDKVNAPSSWHKLMPEGFDLPEPLEKIGLYGFSGKVFFVPDKALPYVHQGLRIKGMFAGSLKKNSFVPNPRMRIFLKGSSTMGYQVRDVQEVRALVSGQSRFFDASTRNGLVEFYWQGLPMGWLKHKKSRVFWSDK